In Vicinamibacteria bacterium, a single genomic region encodes these proteins:
- a CDS encoding pyridoxamine 5'-phosphate oxidase family protein, translated as MNRVELLALLRRHRVAVQTSVTASGAPQAAIVGIAIGDTFEVVFDTLQTSRKAQNLRRNPRIALVLGGWTPGEEQTVQYEGVADEPRGADLERIRQLYFEVYPDGRERLAWPGLIHVRVKPTWLRYSDFNQTPAAILEFSADQLAALI; from the coding sequence ATGAACAGGGTGGAGCTGTTAGCGTTGCTGCGGCGGCATCGCGTGGCCGTGCAGACCTCGGTAACCGCGAGCGGCGCACCGCAGGCCGCGATCGTGGGCATTGCGATCGGGGACACCTTTGAAGTGGTCTTCGATACGCTGCAAACCAGCCGCAAGGCTCAGAACCTGCGGCGCAATCCGCGCATCGCGCTGGTCCTCGGTGGCTGGACGCCCGGGGAGGAGCAAACGGTTCAGTACGAGGGCGTAGCAGACGAACCGAGGGGAGCGGACCTAGAGCGCATCCGGCAGCTGTATTTTGAGGTTTACCCGGACGGCCGTGAGCGACTGGCTTGGCCAGGCCTGATCCATGTGCGTGTCAAGCCGACTTGGCTCCGCTATAGCGACTTCAACCAGACGCCGGCGGCGATCCTGGAGTTCTCCGCGGACCAGTTGGCGGCGCTAATATGA
- a CDS encoding carbonic anhydrase, with translation MEGNTRFASCTGSVDGLSSRTRRLELLTGQQPFAIVLGCSDSRVPAELVFDQGLGDLFVIRVAGNIVAPSQIGSVEFAAERFGTRLVVVLGHSQCGAVLATLEELRRPNEGQSRNLRSIVDRIRPSVEGLLATPFARDLDTLAREAVRANVRASANQLRHGSETLERLIEQDGLLVVGAEYSLESGTVDVFDGALEAG, from the coding sequence ATGGAAGGAAACACCCGGTTTGCCTCTTGCACGGGGAGCGTGGACGGTCTGTCCAGTCGCACTCGGCGCCTCGAATTGCTGACGGGCCAGCAGCCGTTTGCGATCGTCCTTGGATGTTCCGATTCGCGCGTCCCCGCAGAACTCGTGTTCGACCAAGGCCTGGGAGACCTGTTCGTCATCCGCGTTGCCGGGAACATCGTTGCTCCCTCACAGATCGGCAGTGTGGAGTTTGCTGCGGAGCGGTTCGGCACGAGGTTGGTCGTAGTCCTCGGCCATTCCCAGTGTGGCGCCGTTCTCGCCACCCTGGAAGAGCTCCGGCGGCCCAACGAAGGTCAATCGAGGAATCTGCGCTCCATTGTCGACCGCATTCGCCCGTCCGTGGAGGGCCTCTTGGCGACACCATTCGCGCGGGACCTCGACACTCTCGCGCGGGAGGCCGTCCGCGCCAACGTCCGCGCCTCGGCGAATCAGCTGCGGCATGGTTCCGAGACTCTCGAGCGGCTGATCGAACAAGATGGCTTGCTCGTCGTGGGCGCAGAATACTCTCTTGAGAGCGGTACGGTGGACGTGTTCGATGGTGCGTTAGAAGCCGGCTAA
- a CDS encoding PBP1A family penicillin-binding protein has protein sequence MTDPTRNVYSPQRLRLVLILLSLVTLPVVVGCSTLIYYYLRFSVLVERRLRGERWMVPSRLYARPLVLREGLPLSARGLVKSLNGLKYEQKAGGAPGPGEFVAGEKTVTFNPRPIPGAAREPLIVAFEKDRLKDMKGLGTKKRYPEQGLEPELITYLFDESREKRRLVRYEELPDPLIKAVLAIEDRRFFSHPGLDPFRIVGAALRNVRAESYIQGGSTITQQLCKNFFLTPERTVRRKVQEAILAFVLERRAEKKDILELYLNEVYLGQAGSFSINGVGEAARMYFHKDVANLTLPEAALIAGMIQSPNPYNPYRHPQRAGERRNQVIRAMNEAGFIDAAKMEEALAQTLKVESTAFDSTEAPYFVDLVRSQIAQRYDAKDLTTQNLSILTTLDLQLQAVGQDALENGLQAVQKLVKAKNHGPVQGCLIALEPASGHVVALVGGRSYGASQYNRVIQARRQPGSTFKPFVYLTAFEATFEDPALPPITPATVVEDAPQVFFFEDKEYIPQNYEDKYFGNVTLRKALAKSLNVATVKVAEMVGYGRVADLWSNKLGIGAPIKPYPAVALGSFEATPYEMATAYNILANGGLKVEPVTVLRVTDEKNRTLEQHRPPPPQRVVHEESAFLVTNMLRAVLNEGTAAAARAWGFSADAAGKTGTTNDLRDAWFAGYTPDLLCVVWVGFDDNTPIGLSGARAALPIWVDFMKGALAGTKPRPFPVPSENVVFVDIDKDTGLLATPYCPTVVSEAFIAGTEPMERCRHH, from the coding sequence ATGACCGACCCCACACGGAACGTCTACTCCCCTCAGCGGCTGCGGCTGGTCCTGATCCTCCTCTCCTTGGTCACCTTGCCGGTGGTGGTGGGCTGCTCCACCCTCATTTACTACTACTTGCGCTTCAGCGTGCTCGTGGAGCGTCGGCTCCGGGGCGAACGCTGGATGGTGCCCTCCCGCCTCTACGCGCGCCCCCTCGTCCTTCGCGAGGGCCTGCCCCTCTCTGCGCGCGGGCTGGTCAAGTCCCTGAACGGCCTCAAGTACGAGCAGAAGGCGGGGGGGGCACCCGGCCCCGGGGAGTTCGTGGCGGGGGAGAAAACCGTCACCTTCAATCCCCGCCCCATCCCGGGGGCGGCCCGCGAGCCCTTGATCGTGGCCTTCGAGAAAGACCGGTTGAAGGACATGAAAGGCCTGGGCACGAAGAAGCGTTATCCGGAGCAGGGACTGGAGCCCGAGCTCATCACCTATCTCTTCGACGAGAGCCGGGAGAAGCGCCGGCTCGTACGCTACGAAGAGCTGCCCGATCCCCTGATCAAGGCCGTGCTCGCCATCGAGGACCGCCGGTTCTTCAGCCACCCCGGCCTGGACCCTTTTCGCATCGTGGGCGCCGCCCTCCGAAACGTGCGGGCGGAGAGCTACATCCAGGGGGGCAGCACCATCACCCAGCAGCTCTGCAAGAACTTCTTCCTCACCCCCGAAAGGACCGTGCGCCGCAAGGTGCAGGAGGCCATCCTCGCCTTTGTGCTCGAGCGGCGGGCGGAGAAGAAGGACATCCTGGAGCTCTACTTGAACGAGGTCTATCTGGGCCAGGCGGGATCTTTCAGCATCAACGGCGTGGGAGAGGCGGCCCGGATGTACTTCCACAAGGACGTGGCGAACCTCACCCTCCCAGAGGCGGCGCTGATCGCGGGGATGATCCAGTCCCCCAACCCCTACAACCCCTATCGGCATCCCCAGCGGGCCGGCGAGCGCCGCAACCAGGTCATCCGGGCCATGAATGAGGCGGGCTTCATCGACGCCGCCAAGATGGAGGAGGCCCTCGCCCAGACCCTCAAGGTCGAGTCCACGGCCTTTGACAGCACGGAGGCCCCCTACTTCGTGGACCTCGTGCGCTCCCAGATAGCCCAGCGCTACGACGCCAAGGACCTGACCACCCAGAACCTCTCCATCCTCACCACCCTGGACCTGCAGCTCCAGGCGGTGGGCCAGGATGCGCTCGAGAACGGCCTCCAAGCCGTCCAGAAACTGGTCAAGGCCAAGAACCACGGACCCGTTCAGGGCTGCCTGATCGCGCTCGAGCCCGCCAGCGGCCACGTGGTGGCCCTCGTCGGCGGGCGCTCTTATGGCGCCAGCCAGTACAACCGTGTGATCCAGGCCCGCCGCCAGCCGGGCAGCACGTTCAAGCCATTCGTGTACCTGACCGCCTTCGAGGCCACGTTCGAGGATCCCGCCTTGCCCCCCATCACCCCGGCCACGGTGGTCGAGGACGCGCCCCAGGTTTTCTTCTTCGAGGACAAGGAGTACATCCCCCAGAACTACGAGGATAAGTACTTCGGCAACGTCACGCTCCGAAAGGCGCTCGCTAAGAGCCTTAATGTGGCTACGGTGAAGGTGGCGGAGATGGTGGGCTACGGGCGGGTCGCGGATCTCTGGTCGAACAAGCTGGGCATCGGCGCCCCCATCAAGCCTTACCCGGCGGTGGCCCTGGGCTCGTTCGAGGCCACCCCTTATGAGATGGCCACCGCCTACAACATCCTCGCCAACGGCGGCCTGAAGGTCGAGCCCGTGACCGTGCTCCGGGTGACGGACGAGAAGAACCGCACCCTAGAGCAGCACCGGCCGCCCCCGCCGCAGCGCGTGGTGCACGAGGAGTCGGCCTTCCTGGTGACGAACATGCTGCGCGCCGTGCTGAACGAGGGAACGGCCGCCGCTGCCCGGGCTTGGGGCTTCAGCGCGGACGCCGCGGGCAAGACCGGCACCACCAACGACCTCCGTGACGCCTGGTTTGCCGGCTACACGCCCGACCTGCTCTGCGTGGTCTGGGTGGGCTTCGACGACAACACCCCCATCGGCCTCTCCGGCGCTCGCGCCGCCCTACCCATCTGGGTGGATTTCATGAAGGGGGCCCTGGCCGGGACCAAACCTCGCCCCTTCCCGGTGCCTTCGGAGAACGTGGTCTTCGTGGACATCGACAAGGACACGGGGCTCTTGGCCACGCCGTACTGTCCCACGGTGGTGTCAGAAGCTTTCATCGCGGGCACCGAGCCCATGGAACGCTGCCGCCACCACTGA
- a CDS encoding class I SAM-dependent methyltransferase: METALAGGRALLDQAYEQIERGDSVDDGMDRLVVGLRALRQSSPARAWEAFCRTECVGHPVRFLVHQDPLTERAFFKPRGYPGDAVLLDLFYGAEGVNVYVDDATPLGRQIYHYTSNAPAARALRRRREILATMIDQVSDSISASRIMTLGCGHLREAELSSAVKQRRVDRFLAVDRDPDSLRVVREKFGPLGVETAESTVNELIESADRLGTFDLVYAAGPYDHLHRLMATRLTEALFKTTRPGGLLLVTNFVHGIKDVGYMEAFMDWHLNHRNASDMFALSSSLPEDQIADRRTFAEESGGIVFLAVRRR; the protein is encoded by the coding sequence ATGGAGACGGCCCTGGCCGGGGGACGCGCCCTTCTCGATCAGGCTTACGAGCAGATCGAGCGCGGAGATTCGGTCGATGACGGGATGGACCGCCTGGTGGTCGGGCTCAGGGCCCTCCGGCAGAGCTCGCCCGCGCGGGCCTGGGAAGCCTTCTGCCGCACCGAGTGCGTGGGCCACCCCGTTCGCTTCCTGGTCCACCAGGACCCACTCACGGAGAGGGCTTTCTTCAAGCCCCGCGGATATCCGGGGGACGCCGTGCTTCTCGACCTCTTTTACGGCGCGGAGGGGGTCAACGTTTACGTGGACGATGCCACCCCGCTGGGACGGCAGATTTACCACTATACGAGCAACGCTCCCGCCGCCCGTGCCCTCCGCCGCCGCAGGGAAATCCTGGCCACCATGATCGACCAGGTCTCGGACTCCATCTCCGCCTCTCGCATCATGACCCTGGGCTGCGGCCATCTGCGGGAGGCCGAGCTCTCTTCTGCGGTCAAGCAACGACGGGTGGACCGGTTCCTGGCTGTGGACCGCGACCCGGACAGCTTGCGTGTGGTGCGGGAGAAGTTCGGGCCTTTGGGAGTGGAGACGGCGGAGAGCACGGTCAACGAGCTGATCGAGAGCGCGGATCGGCTGGGAACCTTCGACCTCGTTTACGCCGCCGGTCCCTACGACCACCTGCACCGGCTCATGGCCACCCGGTTGACGGAGGCCCTGTTCAAGACCACGCGCCCGGGGGGCCTCCTGCTGGTGACGAATTTCGTGCACGGAATCAAGGACGTCGGTTACATGGAAGCCTTCATGGACTGGCATCTGAACCACCGTAACGCAAGCGACATGTTCGCTCTCAGCTCTTCCCTGCCCGAGGACCAGATCGCCGACCGTCGCACCTTCGCGGAGGAGAGCGGCGGTATCGTGTTCCTAGCCGTCCGCCGCCGGTAG
- a CDS encoding septal ring lytic transglycosylase RlpA family protein — protein sequence MRACRAALPLVTVLVLAACGDHRPPLSPRRTAVTPPVGTVVEGTASWYGPGYHGRRTSSGEVFDQDDLTVAHSDWAFGTRVRVTLLSTGRSVVVRVNDRFANHKGRLVDVSRGAARRIGLIGPGTGRVRLEVVDTPTSDSSGLSNKR from the coding sequence GTGAGGGCGTGCCGGGCGGCGCTGCCCCTGGTCACGGTCTTGGTCCTCGCGGCCTGCGGGGATCACCGACCCCCCCTAAGCCCCCGGCGAACGGCGGTCACGCCGCCCGTGGGAACGGTGGTCGAAGGCACGGCCTCATGGTACGGACCCGGCTACCACGGCCGGCGGACCTCCAGCGGTGAGGTCTTCGACCAGGACGATCTGACCGTCGCCCACTCCGACTGGGCCTTCGGAACCCGGGTCAGGGTCACTCTGCTCTCCACCGGCCGGAGCGTGGTGGTGAGGGTCAACGACCGCTTCGCCAACCACAAGGGGCGGCTAGTCGACGTCTCGAGAGGAGCGGCCCGGCGGATCGGCCTCATCGGCCCCGGCACGGGGCGGGTGCGGTTGGAAGTCGTGGACACGCCCACCAGCGATTCCTCGGGCTTATCCAATAAGCGATAA
- the pyk gene encoding pyruvate kinase has translation MQRTKIVATIGPASRDPQVLERLVRAGVNVVRLNFSHGEPEQHLQVLNAVREIGARLGQPVAILQDLAGPKIRIGNVKGGEAVELREGARLVITTDERVEGTKERISTTYEPLPHDVSPGDKILLDDGNLELKVLKTGGESVECEVVHGGLLKAHKGMNLPGVKLSSPALTEKDRRDLAFGVEHRVDYVALSFVRQAADVEEAKALIRSHGGSMPVISKIEKREAVDNLPSILEATDGVMVARGDLGVELSTEEVPTLQKRIIQMANGAGKVVITATQMLESMVENPRPTRAEASDVANAILDGTDGIMLSAETASGRYPVETVETMARIARYTEEHYIFGSPARMSGGGPGSLVARSLARVASTVAEELACKLVVAFTESGSTARLLSSFRPRPPIAAITYHEETYRRLALWWGVVPVKSEFAATTDEMIVKGEALLKRRGLAAAGDTILMLAGQSHSAGATNMLRVHTIS, from the coding sequence CCGCGACCCCCAGGTGCTCGAGCGCCTCGTCCGGGCGGGCGTCAACGTGGTTCGGCTGAACTTCTCCCACGGCGAGCCGGAGCAGCACCTCCAGGTTCTGAACGCGGTGCGGGAGATCGGGGCCCGTCTGGGTCAGCCCGTGGCGATCCTTCAGGACCTCGCAGGGCCCAAGATACGCATCGGCAACGTCAAGGGGGGCGAGGCGGTCGAGCTGCGGGAGGGCGCGCGCCTGGTCATCACCACCGATGAGAGAGTGGAGGGCACGAAGGAGAGGATCTCCACCACTTACGAGCCCCTCCCCCACGACGTCTCGCCGGGCGACAAGATCCTCCTCGACGATGGCAATCTCGAGCTCAAGGTCTTGAAGACCGGGGGCGAGAGCGTGGAGTGCGAGGTCGTTCACGGCGGGCTCTTGAAGGCCCACAAGGGAATGAACCTGCCGGGGGTCAAGCTCTCCAGCCCCGCCCTCACGGAGAAGGATCGCCGCGATCTTGCCTTCGGCGTGGAGCACCGCGTGGACTACGTGGCCCTCTCCTTCGTCCGCCAGGCCGCGGACGTCGAGGAGGCGAAAGCCCTCATCCGCTCGCACGGGGGTTCGATGCCGGTGATCTCCAAGATCGAGAAGCGGGAGGCCGTGGACAACCTGCCCTCGATCCTCGAGGCCACGGACGGTGTGATGGTGGCCCGGGGCGATCTGGGGGTGGAACTCTCCACGGAGGAGGTGCCCACCCTGCAGAAACGGATCATCCAGATGGCCAACGGCGCGGGCAAGGTCGTCATCACCGCCACCCAGATGCTGGAGAGCATGGTCGAAAACCCGCGGCCGACCCGAGCCGAGGCTTCCGACGTGGCCAACGCCATCCTGGACGGCACGGACGGGATCATGCTCTCCGCGGAGACCGCCTCCGGACGCTACCCGGTGGAGACCGTGGAGACCATGGCCCGCATCGCGCGCTACACCGAGGAGCACTACATCTTCGGGAGCCCGGCCCGCATGAGCGGCGGCGGCCCGGGCTCGCTCGTGGCCCGGAGCCTGGCCCGCGTGGCTTCCACGGTGGCGGAGGAGCTGGCGTGCAAGCTCGTGGTGGCCTTCACGGAGTCGGGTTCCACCGCCCGCCTGCTCTCGTCGTTCCGTCCGCGACCGCCCATCGCCGCCATCACCTACCACGAGGAGACCTACCGCCGCCTCGCCCTCTGGTGGGGGGTGGTGCCCGTCAAGTCGGAGTTCGCAGCCACCACGGACGAGATGATCGTGAAGGGCGAGGCGTTGCTCAAGCGCCGGGGTCTCGCGGCCGCGGGGGACACGATCCTCATGCTGGCCGGCCAGAGCCACAGCGCGGGCGCCACGAACATGTTGCGCGTGCACACCATCTCGTGA